A window of the Haloarcula rubripromontorii genome harbors these coding sequences:
- the lpdA gene encoding dihydrolipoyl dehydrogenase: MVVGDVTTSTDVLVIGAGPGGYAAAIRAAQLDLDVTLVEKEAYGGACLNRGCIPSKALINGSKLASKAGNSEELGIYADPTVALDEMMDWKDGVVDQLTSGIEQLCTAAGVNLLQGTAEFAAENKIRIVHQGEGQGSESLKFERCIIATGSRPVAIPGFDFDDEYIVSSAGALSLETVPDELAIVGAGYIGMELATVYSRLGSDVTVIEMLEQALPSYERDIASVVRQRAENLGVDFHFGYTADSWAASGDKAVLTAVPADEAADDSDVEITAEKILVAVGRRPVTDTLSIDAAGVETNSQGFIPTDSRCRTNKEHIFAVGDVAGEPMLAHKGSKEGEVAAEVIAGEPAAVDYQALPAAVFTEPEIGTVGLTTTQAANEGITPVTGKFQFQASGRALTANRTDGFVRIVAAKETERVIGAQIVGPEASELIAEIAAMIEMGAKLQDIGSTVHTHPTLSESVMEAAQNARGKAIHKRN, encoded by the coding sequence ATGGTTGTCGGAGATGTAACTACGTCGACTGACGTACTGGTTATTGGGGCGGGTCCCGGCGGATACGCCGCCGCAATCCGCGCTGCACAGCTTGACCTCGATGTCACGCTCGTGGAAAAGGAAGCGTATGGCGGTGCCTGTCTCAACCGTGGCTGTATTCCCTCAAAGGCGCTGATAAACGGTTCAAAACTGGCTTCGAAGGCGGGCAACTCGGAGGAACTGGGAATTTACGCAGACCCGACGGTTGCGCTTGACGAGATGATGGACTGGAAAGACGGCGTCGTCGATCAATTAACAAGCGGTATCGAACAACTGTGTACGGCAGCTGGCGTGAACCTGCTGCAAGGGACTGCCGAATTTGCTGCTGAAAACAAGATCAGAATCGTCCATCAGGGTGAGGGACAGGGGTCTGAATCGCTGAAATTCGAACGCTGCATCATCGCGACAGGGTCCAGACCGGTTGCAATCCCGGGATTCGACTTCGATGACGAGTATATCGTTTCCTCCGCCGGCGCTCTGTCCCTCGAAACAGTACCCGACGAACTCGCAATCGTTGGAGCCGGATACATCGGCATGGAGCTGGCGACCGTCTACAGCCGACTTGGAAGCGACGTCACGGTCATTGAGATGCTGGAGCAAGCGCTTCCCAGCTATGAGCGAGACATTGCTTCGGTAGTCCGCCAGCGAGCGGAGAATCTCGGTGTGGATTTCCATTTCGGGTACACTGCGGATAGCTGGGCGGCGTCTGGTGACAAGGCCGTTCTGACTGCTGTCCCCGCCGACGAAGCGGCAGATGATAGCGATGTAGAGATCACCGCCGAAAAAATACTGGTCGCTGTCGGCCGACGTCCGGTGACTGACACGCTCAGTATCGATGCCGCTGGCGTCGAAACCAATTCTCAGGGGTTCATTCCAACGGATAGCAGGTGCCGGACGAACAAGGAGCATATTTTCGCGGTCGGTGACGTTGCTGGTGAACCGATGCTCGCGCACAAGGGATCGAAAGAAGGGGAAGTTGCGGCGGAAGTAATCGCCGGCGAACCCGCGGCAGTCGATTATCAGGCCCTCCCGGCTGCCGTGTTTACCGAGCCGGAAATCGGAACTGTCGGGCTCACCACGACCCAAGCAGCGAACGAGGGTATTACGCCAGTTACAGGTAAGTTCCAGTTTCAGGCGTCTGGCCGGGCACTAACAGCAAACCGGACGGACGGCTTTGTCCGAATTGTCGCCGCAAAAGAGACCGAACGCGTGATCGGTGCACAGATTGTCGGTCCGGAGGCATCCGAGTTGATTGCAGAAATCGCAGCAATGATCGAAATGGGTGCAAAGCTTCAAGACATCGGCTCCACGGTCCACACGCATCCAACACTAAGTGAATCAGTAATGGAAGCTGCACAGAACGCAAGAGGGAAAGCGATACATAAACGCAACTGA
- a CDS encoding branched-chain amino acid ABC transporter permease → MSTGSIQARAEGWLGNNDVRLLIALALAIGGLYALFSAVLGFQLNGTVNTLRRVAFLSAIYAMLALALNLQWGYAGLFNLGAAGFMAIGVYTMGILAAPVTASPPGFGLPLPVAILGAILVTGVIGGLAALPAIRLRADYLAIVTVAFSEIVRLTLRAPEFANTRIAGVAFGTGGATGLSLPANPIRILFYTDPAATAPAPNALGTAIFSAVAPLGIEETLVIGWAYVVVLCLCLGLLYWLMVRIGKSPFGRVLKSIREDQQVTQALGKDTRRFKIKTFALGCALMGLIAILWRLSGGYASPRMFKPIQTFYIFIALFIGGTGSPTGSIVGGALFASLLFEGPSFIRRVVAEYLQLSNAPDTLVGALAELGTLDVTPLLAYSVQDVSISALRLMLLGIVLVYLMQRHPDGLLGHRKAIASSVDLSRQEPREGDNE, encoded by the coding sequence ATGAGTACGGGTTCTATTCAGGCACGGGCTGAGGGCTGGCTCGGCAACAACGACGTGCGCTTGCTCATCGCCCTGGCCCTCGCTATCGGGGGCCTGTACGCGCTTTTCAGTGCCGTCCTCGGGTTCCAACTGAACGGCACAGTCAACACGCTTCGCCGTGTCGCGTTTCTCTCGGCGATCTATGCAATGTTAGCGCTCGCGCTGAACCTCCAGTGGGGATACGCAGGCCTGTTCAATCTCGGTGCGGCTGGATTCATGGCCATCGGCGTTTACACGATGGGGATACTGGCTGCTCCAGTGACGGCCAGTCCGCCCGGCTTCGGGCTGCCGCTGCCGGTCGCGATTCTGGGTGCGATACTCGTGACCGGGGTCATTGGCGGCCTCGCAGCGTTGCCTGCAATCAGACTCCGTGCCGATTATCTGGCAATCGTCACTGTCGCGTTCTCGGAAATCGTGCGTCTCACATTACGTGCGCCGGAGTTCGCGAACACTCGCATTGCCGGCGTTGCATTCGGGACGGGCGGTGCGACGGGGCTGTCCTTGCCAGCGAACCCGATCCGGATTCTCTTTTACACGGACCCCGCCGCAACAGCTCCAGCACCCAATGCGCTGGGGACGGCGATATTCAGTGCCGTGGCACCGCTGGGAATCGAGGAGACGCTGGTTATCGGCTGGGCGTACGTGGTTGTGCTATGCCTCTGTCTCGGCCTCCTGTACTGGCTGATGGTCCGCATCGGCAAGTCACCGTTCGGACGGGTCCTCAAGAGCATCCGCGAGGACCAGCAGGTCACGCAAGCGCTGGGGAAGGACACGCGCCGATTCAAGATCAAGACGTTCGCGCTCGGCTGTGCGCTCATGGGGCTCATCGCTATTCTCTGGCGTCTCTCCGGGGGGTATGCGTCGCCACGGATGTTCAAGCCGATACAGACGTTCTACATCTTCATTGCGCTGTTTATCGGTGGGACTGGGTCGCCAACGGGAAGTATCGTCGGCGGTGCTCTGTTCGCCAGTCTGCTCTTCGAGGGGCCCTCGTTCATCCGGCGAGTCGTGGCGGAGTACCTCCAGCTCAGCAACGCACCCGATACGCTTGTCGGTGCTCTCGCCGAGCTAGGAACCCTTGATGTCACACCATTGCTGGCGTATTCCGTGCAGGACGTGAGCATCTCCGCGCTCCGGCTCATGCTGTTAGGCATCGTTCTAGTGTATCTTATGCAACGGCATCCGGATGGCCTGCTGGGTCATCGAAAAGCAATCGCATCGAGCGTTGACCTCTCACGACAGGAGCCTCGCGAGGGCGACAATGAGTAA
- the rdfA gene encoding rod-determining factor RdfA has product MTTDDPQSGGGTSKVDAVIQKYGLVGMGAELESRWVGDDGEEQSTRDLADYFNQSVLETAIEGVDAPTLSGDIQQVYQSLSEDDADAPLIRSRLEQSGVDIESVMADFISHQTVYRYLKNDRGAARPEQTPAERKERAIDRVQRLRGRTTAVTRQTIESLEKNDAISAGDFNIINELQVLCEDCGRSYDVVAFLEQSGCDCQSA; this is encoded by the coding sequence ATGACCACAGACGACCCACAGTCCGGTGGAGGAACGAGCAAGGTCGATGCCGTGATTCAGAAGTACGGTCTTGTCGGGATGGGTGCAGAACTCGAGAGCCGATGGGTTGGTGACGATGGAGAGGAACAAAGCACCCGCGACCTTGCGGATTATTTCAATCAATCAGTGCTCGAAACCGCTATCGAAGGGGTTGACGCCCCGACATTGAGTGGCGATATCCAACAGGTCTATCAGTCACTCAGTGAAGACGACGCCGACGCCCCACTCATACGCTCCCGCCTCGAACAGAGTGGAGTCGATATCGAATCTGTGATGGCTGATTTTATCTCCCACCAGACGGTGTATCGCTATCTCAAGAACGACCGGGGCGCGGCCAGACCTGAGCAGACACCCGCAGAACGGAAGGAACGTGCCATCGACAGAGTACAGCGCCTCCGGGGGCGAACGACCGCTGTAACGAGGCAAACTATCGAGAGTCTAGAAAAGAACGACGCCATCTCGGCAGGCGATTTCAACATCATCAACGAACTACAGGTGCTGTGTGAGGACTGTGGGCGTAGCTACGATGTTGTCGCGTTTCTGGAACAGAGTGGCTGCGACTGCCAGTCCGCATGA
- a CDS encoding alpha-ketoacid dehydrogenase subunit beta: MSSTASTQSGQTVQRLALVEAIQDGLYTEMAQDDSVVVLGEDVGKNGGVFRATDQLYEEFGEDRVIDTPLAEAGIIGASIGLAQTGMKPVPEMQFMGFMYPAFDQIVSHAARLRSRSQGQYSVPMVIRAPYGGGIRAPEHHSESKEAFFVHEPGLKVVSPSTPYDAKGLLAASIHDPDPVIFLEPKLIYRAFREDVPTKPYAVSLSEAAVRREGNDISVYTWGAMTRPALIAAENLSQSHGIDAEVIDLRTLSPLDIETITDSFKKTGRAAIVHEAPKTGGLGAEIATTIQEEALVHQEAPIKRIAGFDAPMPLHSLEDYYLPQAVRIQDGIRETVDF, from the coding sequence ATGAGTTCGACAGCCAGCACGCAGTCGGGGCAAACGGTTCAGCGTCTCGCTCTCGTGGAGGCGATACAGGACGGGTTGTACACTGAAATGGCACAGGACGACAGCGTCGTCGTGCTGGGCGAAGATGTCGGAAAGAACGGCGGTGTCTTCAGAGCGACCGACCAGCTCTACGAGGAGTTCGGTGAAGACCGCGTCATCGACACGCCACTGGCAGAAGCCGGAATTATCGGGGCTTCGATTGGACTTGCCCAGACCGGCATGAAGCCCGTTCCCGAGATGCAGTTCATGGGCTTCATGTATCCTGCCTTCGATCAGATTGTCAGTCACGCCGCTCGCCTTCGGAGCCGTAGCCAGGGACAGTATTCGGTGCCGATGGTGATACGGGCTCCGTACGGCGGTGGCATCCGAGCCCCAGAACACCACTCCGAGTCGAAGGAAGCGTTCTTCGTGCACGAGCCCGGTCTCAAGGTCGTCTCGCCGAGTACCCCCTACGATGCAAAGGGACTGCTGGCGGCGTCCATCCACGACCCGGATCCAGTCATCTTCCTGGAGCCGAAGTTGATCTACCGCGCCTTCCGTGAAGATGTCCCGACGAAACCGTATGCCGTGTCGCTGAGTGAGGCTGCTGTCCGGCGGGAGGGGAACGACATCTCAGTCTACACTTGGGGCGCGATGACCCGGCCGGCACTGATTGCTGCGGAGAATCTGAGCCAGTCGCATGGCATCGATGCCGAAGTCATCGACCTGCGAACCCTGTCTCCCCTCGATATAGAGACGATCACCGACTCGTTTAAAAAGACCGGGCGAGCCGCGATTGTCCACGAAGCACCGAAGACTGGCGGATTGGGAGCCGAAATCGCAACGACGATTCAGGAGGAAGCGCTCGTGCATCAGGAAGCGCCGATCAAGCGAATCGCCGGCTTCGATGCCCCCATGCCACTCCACTCGTTAGAGGACTACTACCTGCCACAGGCGGTCCGTATCCAGGACGGAATTCGCGAAACGGTCGACTTCTAA
- a CDS encoding universal stress protein, whose product MYDTILFPTDGSDAAESALEYALQIAAEHEATIHILNVADTGRDSVTTIRGEVIDVLETEGERIVAEAAQYAKDEGVPVVSTVLQGDPHKTILDYSEQSDIDCIVMPTHGQRGIKRILLGSVTERVINTATVPVVAINPGRDRSLVYPPKHVLVPTDGSRGAELAVTQGIAVANATGATLHLLHVVETGGLGLDARSVLKEGELTERANEIIAEATERVEETSLDSITTAIEHGTPSKEIRAYIDEHQIDLAVMGTHGQTDFSRYAMGGVSAKIIRTSPVPVTWVREPDAGSDEEVNL is encoded by the coding sequence ATGTACGACACCATCCTGTTCCCGACTGACGGGAGCGACGCCGCAGAATCGGCCCTTGAATACGCGCTACAGATCGCAGCCGAACACGAGGCGACCATACATATCCTCAACGTCGCCGACACTGGCCGAGACAGTGTCACCACGATCCGTGGAGAGGTCATCGACGTTCTCGAAACAGAAGGAGAGCGCATTGTGGCGGAAGCCGCACAGTATGCGAAGGATGAGGGCGTTCCAGTCGTCTCGACGGTCCTCCAGGGAGACCCGCACAAGACGATACTTGACTACAGCGAACAGTCCGACATTGACTGCATCGTCATGCCGACACACGGACAACGTGGCATCAAACGAATCCTCCTCGGAAGCGTCACCGAACGGGTCATCAACACGGCGACGGTTCCCGTCGTTGCGATCAACCCCGGAAGAGATCGGTCACTCGTGTATCCGCCGAAGCACGTCCTCGTCCCGACAGATGGCAGCCGTGGCGCGGAGCTCGCAGTGACACAGGGGATTGCTGTTGCGAACGCGACGGGGGCAACACTCCATCTGCTCCACGTTGTCGAGACCGGCGGTCTCGGGCTCGATGCACGCTCTGTCCTGAAAGAAGGGGAGTTGACTGAACGGGCGAACGAAATTATAGCTGAGGCGACCGAGAGAGTCGAGGAAACGTCGCTTGATTCGATCACCACCGCCATCGAACATGGGACCCCGTCGAAGGAGATTCGTGCCTACATCGACGAGCACCAGATCGATCTCGCGGTTATGGGGACGCACGGACAGACTGATTTCAGCAGGTACGCTATGGGTGGTGTCAGCGCCAAAATCATTCGGACATCCCCAGTTCCAGTGACGTGGGTTCGCGAGCCTGACGCTGGATCAGATGAGGAGGTCAATTTGTGA
- a CDS encoding ABC transporter ATP-binding protein has protein sequence MSKNVQATPRDRSQNGQQEQILKVENLRKTFGGITAVADVSFHVEKGTITGLIGPNGAGKSTTFDLITGVQRPDGGAVEFNNTEITGYRSDQVANQGLVRTFQIARELSEMTVLENLMLAPQDQAGEAVWRAVLPRARTQVIEQEKALREQAWEMLELFEIEHVAHESAGNLSGGQRKLLEMARVLMTEPEMVLLDEPLAGVNPTLEEKLIDRLHTLKEQGYTFLFVEHDMDVIMNNCDTVIVMHQGSVLTEGHPDAVKNNDKVLDAYLGEEVKA, from the coding sequence ATGAGTAAGAACGTACAAGCAACACCGCGCGACCGGTCCCAGAACGGACAGCAAGAACAGATACTCAAAGTGGAGAACCTGCGAAAGACCTTTGGCGGTATCACAGCTGTCGCAGATGTCTCATTCCACGTCGAAAAAGGGACGATCACCGGCCTGATCGGTCCGAACGGAGCAGGGAAGTCGACGACATTCGACCTCATTACCGGGGTGCAACGTCCGGACGGGGGCGCAGTCGAGTTCAACAACACGGAAATCACCGGGTATCGGTCAGATCAGGTCGCAAATCAGGGTCTCGTCCGCACGTTCCAGATAGCCCGAGAACTCTCGGAGATGACTGTGCTGGAAAACCTGATGCTGGCACCGCAGGATCAGGCCGGCGAAGCAGTCTGGCGGGCGGTCCTCCCGCGAGCCAGAACACAGGTCATCGAGCAGGAAAAGGCGCTCCGAGAACAGGCCTGGGAGATGCTCGAACTATTCGAGATTGAACACGTCGCGCACGAATCCGCCGGCAATCTCTCAGGGGGCCAACGGAAGCTACTGGAGATGGCGCGTGTGCTTATGACCGAGCCGGAGATGGTGCTGCTGGATGAGCCGCTTGCGGGAGTCAACCCAACACTGGAAGAGAAACTCATTGATCGGTTGCATACGCTCAAAGAGCAGGGCTACACTTTCCTCTTCGTCGAACACGACATGGACGTTATTATGAACAACTGCGATACGGTCATCGTGATGCACCAGGGGAGTGTTCTCACAGAGGGGCACCCGGACGCAGTGAAAAACAACGACAAAGTCCTCGATGCATATCTCGGGGAAGAGGTGAAAGCATGA
- a CDS encoding DUF211 domain-containing protein, which produces MAAVRRLVIDVLKPHDPPLLTFTDQLAEIAGVDGVTSSLIELDQEVQNVKVTFEGDDLDFEAIDETIEHLGGSVHSVDQVACGDAVVTDRRTLQDG; this is translated from the coding sequence ATGGCAGCAGTCCGACGCCTTGTAATCGATGTCCTGAAACCACACGACCCACCGCTACTGACGTTCACCGACCAACTGGCCGAAATTGCGGGGGTCGATGGAGTAACATCGTCTCTGATTGAACTGGATCAGGAAGTGCAAAATGTCAAGGTCACGTTCGAAGGCGACGATCTGGATTTCGAGGCAATCGATGAAACGATCGAACACCTCGGCGGGTCAGTGCACTCTGTGGACCAGGTTGCCTGTGGTGACGCTGTTGTCACGGATCGACGGACGTTACAGGATGGCTGA
- a CDS encoding ABC transporter ATP-binding protein — MSLLSVQQLDAGYGDLQILTDIDMEVGQGEYITIVGPNGAGKSTVMKSVFGLTTYMGGEIVFNDRDIAGEQPEDIISYGLSFVPQSNNVFEPLTVTENLKMGAYTLDRFPEERLQAVYNRFPILETRSGQKAGTLSGGQQQMLAMGRALMLDPDLLLLDEPSAGLAPDLVDEMFDRIDEINDAGTAVLLVEQNAKEALRRCDRGYVLVQGQNRHEDSGEALLNDQQVRKDFLGG; from the coding sequence ATGAGTTTGCTGTCAGTACAGCAACTGGACGCCGGGTACGGTGATCTGCAGATTCTCACAGATATCGACATGGAGGTCGGACAGGGCGAGTACATCACTATCGTCGGCCCGAACGGCGCAGGCAAGTCCACTGTGATGAAATCAGTGTTCGGACTGACGACGTACATGGGGGGTGAAATCGTCTTCAACGACAGGGACATCGCCGGTGAACAACCGGAAGATATCATCTCATATGGGTTGAGCTTCGTCCCGCAAAGCAACAACGTGTTTGAGCCGTTGACGGTCACGGAGAACCTCAAGATGGGTGCTTACACGCTGGACAGATTCCCGGAAGAGCGGTTACAGGCGGTTTACAACCGGTTCCCGATACTGGAAACCCGGTCGGGGCAGAAAGCAGGGACACTATCAGGGGGGCAACAACAGATGCTGGCGATGGGCCGTGCGCTCATGCTTGATCCCGACCTGTTACTGCTTGACGAACCCAGCGCAGGTTTGGCACCAGATCTCGTCGATGAGATGTTTGACCGCATCGACGAGATCAACGACGCCGGTACCGCTGTCCTCCTCGTCGAACAAAACGCAAAAGAGGCATTGCGGCGGTGTGATCGCGGCTATGTCCTTGTACAGGGGCAGAATCGACACGAAGACAGCGGTGAGGCACTCCTCAACGACCAACAGGTCCGCAAAGACTTTCTGGGCGGGTAG
- a CDS encoding DUF7576 family protein: protein MNAQNTQEYRSQQPADIANADQARNAAPESVESQSIRVVISSIATRHCDHCGAPIGENVQYRNVTTRDRAGNVTEYAFCSVDCKSARFPRLD from the coding sequence ATGAACGCACAAAACACGCAGGAGTATCGTAGCCAACAACCAGCGGACATCGCAAACGCAGACCAGGCCCGGAATGCCGCCCCCGAGAGTGTCGAGAGCCAATCTATCAGGGTCGTCATTAGCTCGATTGCAACGCGCCACTGCGACCACTGCGGAGCACCGATCGGAGAAAACGTCCAGTATCGAAACGTCACTACCAGAGATAGGGCTGGTAACGTCACGGAATACGCGTTCTGTAGCGTCGACTGTAAGTCCGCCCGGTTCCCGAGGCTCGACTGA
- a CDS encoding dihydrolipoamide acetyltransferase family protein, with protein MVREFELPDVGEGVAEGELLRWRVAPGDAVSEDQPVAEVETDKAVVDVPSPVDGVVEELRATEGEVVPVGDVIVVFRVDGETDSDGTEVTPPDDATSESGQQTDDEAAPQPAGDAQSDPAVTQSVQIPAPPSVRRLARELGVDISSIADSSPGRITESDVRAYASESSTQERSSHQTAAAKQREQQPAPAQSVSSAQMQETADRETTVAVPKTRHIAAEEGIDLNTVPTDERKDGEPFVTLETVREYAEAQKTDREAVTKREATDEPARPESRKPYNGIRQSIGSAMTSSKYTAPHVTHQDEVDVTALVDARSDLKQEAEEHDIRLTYLPFVMKACAAALQENPQVNVSLDEANEEIVEKQYYNIGVATATDDGLLVPVVEDVDTKGLLEVAAETYEKTQKARERSLSPEEMRGGTFTISNIGGIGGEYGTPIINQPESAILALGEIKKKPRVVESDGEETIEPRHVMTLSLSFDHRVLDGADAAQFTNAVQKYLRNPNLLLLE; from the coding sequence ATGGTACGCGAATTCGAACTCCCCGATGTCGGTGAAGGCGTCGCCGAGGGCGAACTGCTTCGCTGGCGCGTTGCGCCGGGCGACGCAGTTTCGGAAGACCAGCCAGTAGCGGAAGTCGAGACCGACAAAGCCGTCGTTGATGTTCCGTCCCCAGTCGACGGTGTCGTCGAAGAACTCCGTGCTACGGAAGGTGAGGTTGTCCCGGTCGGTGATGTGATTGTCGTCTTCCGGGTAGATGGTGAAACCGACTCAGACGGAACCGAAGTAACGCCTCCAGATGACGCCACCTCGGAAAGTGGCCAGCAGACCGATGACGAAGCTGCACCACAGCCAGCCGGAGATGCGCAGTCAGATCCAGCGGTGACCCAGAGCGTCCAAATCCCCGCACCGCCGTCCGTACGGCGTCTCGCCCGGGAACTAGGCGTTGATATTTCCAGCATTGCAGATTCGTCTCCCGGGCGTATAACGGAATCGGATGTCCGCGCGTACGCGAGCGAGTCCTCAACTCAGGAACGTTCAAGTCACCAGACCGCGGCTGCAAAGCAACGAGAACAGCAGCCAGCCCCGGCGCAGTCTGTCAGTTCGGCACAGATGCAAGAAACGGCAGACCGGGAAACGACCGTTGCCGTTCCGAAAACCAGACACATCGCAGCGGAGGAAGGAATTGACCTCAATACCGTTCCCACCGATGAACGAAAAGACGGCGAACCCTTTGTCACGCTCGAAACGGTCCGGGAGTACGCAGAGGCACAGAAAACGGATCGAGAAGCGGTAACCAAGAGAGAAGCGACAGACGAGCCAGCGCGCCCGGAATCTCGGAAACCGTACAACGGGATCAGGCAGTCGATTGGATCGGCGATGACATCGTCGAAATACACGGCCCCGCACGTCACCCATCAGGACGAGGTCGATGTCACCGCTCTGGTCGACGCCCGCTCGGACCTCAAACAGGAGGCCGAGGAGCACGATATCCGACTGACGTATCTGCCGTTCGTGATGAAAGCGTGCGCCGCGGCCTTACAAGAGAACCCACAGGTAAACGTCTCTCTCGACGAAGCAAACGAGGAGATCGTCGAGAAACAGTACTACAATATCGGTGTCGCAACGGCGACTGATGACGGCCTGCTGGTTCCTGTCGTCGAGGATGTCGATACGAAGGGCCTGCTCGAAGTCGCCGCTGAAACCTACGAAAAGACTCAGAAGGCCAGAGAACGGAGTCTTTCGCCGGAAGAAATGCGTGGCGGGACATTTACCATCTCGAACATCGGCGGAATAGGCGGGGAGTACGGGACCCCGATCATCAACCAACCGGAGAGCGCCATCCTGGCACTGGGAGAAATAAAAAAGAAGCCACGAGTCGTCGAAAGTGATGGTGAGGAGACGATAGAACCCCGCCACGTCATGACCCTCTCGCTGTCGTTCGACCACCGAGTGCTTGACGGCGCAGACGCCGCCCAGTTCACGAATGCCGTACAGAAATACCTGCGAAATCCAAATCTGCTACTACTAGAATAA
- the pdhA gene encoding pyruvate dehydrogenase (acetyl-transferring) E1 component subunit alpha — translation MNMKNEAGNTDLPAPVRQDSELVQVLDAEGNVLPQASVPDLSDRELLELYETIKLARHFDQRAISFQRQGRLATYAPMTGQEGSQVATSMALAEQDWLFPTYREHAAKYAHGMELASLFEPLRGYRDGYAIPEDVNVMPEYIPIATQVPQAMGMAWGHKLQGKTDTAVLCHLGDGATSEGDFHEGLNFAGVFDVPAVFVCNNNQWAISVPRERQTASETIATKAQAYGIDSVRVDGLDPLAVYKVTSEALEKARNPAPGELRPTLIESVQYRFGAHTTADDPSVYRDESEEEAWRDRDPVDRIEKYLYNEDILDSDLESEIQDRIEQAVSEAIETAEQTETSPDNIVEHVYDDVPARLEEQRDELNRLREKYDDGAFSEVLE, via the coding sequence ATGAACATGAAAAACGAAGCAGGAAACACGGACTTGCCAGCGCCCGTCAGACAAGACTCGGAGCTAGTCCAGGTACTGGATGCTGAAGGCAACGTATTACCGCAGGCGTCTGTCCCGGATCTCTCAGACAGGGAGTTACTTGAGCTGTATGAGACAATCAAGCTCGCCCGTCACTTCGATCAGCGGGCGATCAGCTTCCAGCGACAGGGACGACTGGCGACGTACGCACCAATGACCGGGCAGGAGGGGTCACAGGTCGCCACGAGCATGGCGCTTGCCGAGCAAGACTGGCTGTTCCCAACTTACAGAGAGCACGCGGCAAAGTACGCTCACGGAATGGAGCTGGCATCCCTCTTCGAACCACTGCGAGGCTATCGGGACGGATATGCAATCCCTGAAGATGTCAACGTGATGCCTGAGTATATTCCGATAGCGACTCAGGTTCCGCAGGCTATGGGAATGGCCTGGGGACACAAGCTACAGGGAAAGACCGATACGGCCGTCCTGTGTCACCTCGGTGATGGTGCGACCTCCGAAGGAGACTTCCACGAAGGACTGAATTTCGCCGGTGTATTCGACGTCCCTGCTGTGTTCGTCTGTAACAACAATCAATGGGCGATTTCGGTCCCGCGAGAGCGACAGACTGCGAGCGAAACCATCGCTACAAAGGCACAGGCATACGGTATCGACAGCGTTCGTGTCGACGGGCTGGACCCGCTCGCGGTCTACAAAGTCACCAGTGAGGCACTGGAGAAAGCTCGGAATCCGGCTCCCGGTGAGCTGCGGCCAACGCTTATCGAATCTGTCCAGTATCGCTTCGGCGCTCACACCACTGCGGATGACCCGTCCGTTTACAGAGACGAATCGGAGGAGGAGGCCTGGCGAGACCGCGACCCAGTGGACCGCATCGAAAAGTACCTCTACAACGAGGATATCCTCGATTCGGACCTCGAAAGTGAGATCCAAGACCGAATCGAACAGGCGGTCAGCGAAGCGATAGAGACAGCCGAACAGACGGAGACGAGTCCGGACAACATCGTTGAGCACGTGTACGACGACGTTCCGGCACGACTCGAAGAACAGCGGGACGAACTGAACCGACTGCGGGAAAAGTACGACGACGGCGCGTTCTCGGAGGTGCTGGAATGA